Proteins encoded together in one Solanum lycopersicum chromosome 7, SLM_r2.1 window:
- the LOC101266048 gene encoding uncharacterized protein: protein MAKGRGRGRGTGRKTPIEHLEGFDEESKADGNGTVTRNSEEQLNGEDGDRHAGNEKEQKKEANESWVNMFKNNRVASNGMQISYFPPQVVNGQTMVQLEEKEVQEEEQKWKCALIAYVIGECHGIASAIGVPLFADECITKQTRISYARMLVEVNVTKAIPQKIAVVDPNGKTFMQEVMLEWRPQYCDRCQKSGHLFQVESEPKEEMPKRRRPCKKEEEQEIGKKLDQQTPRNNDEQSYVDRQLELSLANFPILKAIPTRNGFESLMHNKMASLSIDRGLIETRVKEKNVKSVLKGITPWWKMLHNYTDSPNGRIWLVWDDNWYEIKMINSSAQLLHCQVNERSKDYQFILTVVYGFNKVDQRKSLWQEMNTMSKGISQPCIIVGDFNAILSTKHRLDGVPVTNNEIKDFVECMRDMGGTELQWKGNYYTWTNKQCGRDRISSRIVRAFGNDEWMDK, encoded by the exons ATGGCGAAGGGAAGAGGTAGAGGACGAGGAACTGGTCGGAAAACACCAATTGAAC ATTTGGAAGGGTTTGATGAAGAAAGCAAGGCTGATGGCAATGGAACAGTAACAAGGAATTCAGAGGAGCAGCTAAATGGAGAAGATGGAGATAGACATGCTGGTAAtgaaaaggaacaaaaaaaGGAGGCAAATGAATCATGGGTTAATATGTTTAAGAATAATCGTGTAGCAAGCAATGGAATGCAAATATCCTACTTTCCTCCACAGGTAGTTAATGGGCAAACGATGGTGCAGCTGGAAGAGAAAGAGGTACAAGAAGAAGAACAGAAATGGAAGTGTGCTCTCATTGCATATGTGATTGGAGAATGCCATGG GATTGCAAGTGCTATTGGAGTTCCTCTTTTTGCTGATGAATGTATCACCAAGCAAACAAGAATCTCATATGCTAGAATGCTTGTTGAAGTCAATGTTACAAAAGCTATACCTCAGAAGATAGCAGTAGTGGATCCAAACGGGAAGACATTTATGCAAGAAGTAATGCTAGAATGGAGGCCTCAATATTGTGATAGATGTCAGAAGTCAGGGCATCTATTTCAAGTGGAGTCTGAACCAAAAGAAGAGATGCCAAAGAGAAGAAGACCATGCAAAAAA GAGGAAGAACAGGAGATAGGAAAGAAGCTAGATCAGCAAACACCAAGGAATAATGATGAGCAGTCTTATGTAGATAGACAGCTGGAAttgagtttggctaacttcccTATATTGAAAGCTATACCAACAAGGAATGGTTTTGAGAGTCTTATGCATAACAAAATGGCTTCACTATCTATTGATAGAG GGCTAATTGAAACAagagttaaagaaaaaaatgtgaaatcaGTTCTTAAAGGGATAACACCATGGTGGAAGATGTTACATAATTATACTGATAGTCCTAATGGAAGAATTTGGTTGGTATGGGATGATAACTGGTATGAGATCAAGATGATTAATAGCTCAGCTCAACTTTTGCATTGTCAGGTTAATGAAAGAAGTAAAGATTATCAGTTTATATTGACTGTGGTGTATGGATTTAATAAAGTTGATCAGAGGAAAAGTTTGTGGCAAGAAATGAATACAATGTCAAAAGGTATTTCTCAACCTTGTATCATAGTAGGAGATTTTAATGCTATTCTTTCTACTAAGCATAGGTTAGATGGAGTTCCTGTtactaataatgagataaaagatTTTGTTGAATGTATGAGAGATATGGGGGGTACTGAATTGCAGTGGAAAGGTAACTACTATACTTGGACTAACAAGCAATGTGGGAGGGATAGAATATCAAGTAGAATTGTTAGAGCATTTGGAAATGATGAATGGATGGATAAATAG